From the genome of Carassius auratus strain Wakin chromosome 26, ASM336829v1, whole genome shotgun sequence, one region includes:
- the LOC113044345 gene encoding carbohydrate sulfotransferase 12-like, translated as MFSVQFILRNWYRLLVKMQQQLKCCFFLGTILIAFFIICWDSRRERTFYQQTASSLDLTHLKMRQEHRRRIIRELCSASSSVNFTEKLIKFDQIPNKALDHLIVDDLHGVIYCFVPKVACTNWKRVMIVLSQNLKAPDGALYLDPLDIPRKIIHNSTLHKTFNKLWRRFGRYSRPLMHHKLKNYTKFLFVRDPFVRLISAFRDKFVKPDEYFYSHYGSTMLQRYANISKPPDSAKEAFAAGIRLSFTHFIKYLLDPKTEEEKPFNEHWQQMYRLCHPCQIEYDFVGKLETLDEDTEQLLKILGLDDYIHFPPGYENRTAVDWEREWFANISVADRRKLYHLYETDFKLFEYDKPETLLDE; from the coding sequence ATGTTTAGCGTTCAGTTTATTTTAAGGAACTGGTATAGACTCCTGGTGAAAATGCAGCAGCAGCTCAAGTGTTGCTTTTTTTTGGGAACAATACTGATTGCATTCTTCATAATTTGCTGGGATTCAAGGAGAGAGAGGACATTTTACCAGCAAACGGCCTCATCACTAGATCTCACACACCTCAAAATGCGGCAAGAACATAGAAGGCGTATTATAAGAGAGCTTTGCTCGGCCAGCAGCAGTGTGAATTTTACAGAGAAATTAATCAAATTTGACCAGATTCCAAACAAAGCCCTGGACCACCTCATTGTGGATGATCTCCATGGTGTTATTTACTGTTTTGTACCAAAGGTAGCCTGTACCAACTGGAAACGAGTCATGATTGTGCTCAGCCAGAACCTGAAGGCACCTGATGGAGCTCTGTATCTGGATCCTCTTGACATACCACGCAAGATAATCCATAATTCTACATTGCATAAGACGTTTAACAAGCTTTGGAGGCGTTTTGGACGTTACTCACGTCCTTTGATGCATCACAAACTGAAGAATTACACAAAGTTCCTTTTTGTGCGGGATCCTTTTGTACGACTTATTTCTGCTTTTCGGGACAAGTTTGTTAAGCCAGATGAGTATTTCTACAGTCATTATGGCTCCACAATGCTTCAACGTTATGCTAATATCTCAAAGCCCCCTGACTCTGCCAAAGAAGCATTTGCTGCAGGTATTAGATTGTCCTTTACTCATTTTATTAAGTACCTGTTAGATCCAAAGACGGAGGAGGAGAAGCCATTTAATGAGCATTGGCAGCAGATGTACAGACTCTGCCATCCGTGCCAAATTGAGTATGACTTTGTAGGCAAACTTGAAACTCTTGATGAGGATACAGAACAATTGTTGAAGATTCTTGGGCTGGATGATTACATTCACTTTCCCCCAGGGTATGAGAACAGGACAGCAGTAGACTGGGAACGAGAATGGTTTGCAAACATTTCAGTAGCTGACAGAAGAAAACTCTACCATCTTTATGAAACAgactttaaattatttgaatatgacAAACCTGAGACCCTTCTGGATGAATGA